One Solanum lycopersicum chromosome 2, SLM_r2.1 genomic region harbors:
- the LOC101258516 gene encoding WUSCHEL-related homeobox 8, with product MDWEKQQQQPPVSAPQQTAEELNGTVSGGMFVKVMTDEQMEVLRKQIAVYATICEQLVDLHKSMASQHDLAGARLGNLYCDPLVTSAGHKITGRQRWTPTPMQLQILERIFEQGNGTPTKQKIKEITSELSQHGQISETNVYNWFQNRRARSKRKQQVAATNNTESEVETEVESPNEKKTKPEDLQSSHMPTSMAEDLGYENPDVSSGMHSLDPRTSKPEPMFPSDGSSKPAASYGQMSFYGMSNPRMDQLMGKMEVPGSYHPYIHADDYNMTG from the exons ATGGATTGGGAAAAACAGCAGCAGCAGCCACCGGTGTCGGCGCCGCAGCAGACGGCGGAGGAATTGAACGGAACAGTCAGTGGTGGGATGTTTGTGAAAGTGATGACGGATGAGCAAATGGAAGTTTTAAGGAAGCAAATCGCTGTTTATGCTACTATTTGTGAACAGCTTGTTGATTTGCATAAATCCATGGCTTCACAACACGATCTTGCTG GAGCCAGGCTGGGAAATCTGTACTGCGATCCACTGGTGACATCTGCTGGTCATAAAATCACTGGTAGACAACGCTGGACTCCAACACCTATGCAACTTCAGATTCTTGAGCGCATATTTGAACAAGGCAATGGAACTCCAACCAAACAGAAGATCAAAGAGATAACTTCTGAATTATCTCAACATGGCCAAATTTCTGAAACAAATGTGTATAATTGGTTTCAAAATAGGCGTGCTCGATCAAAAAGGAAGCAACAGGTTGCAGCAACAAACAACACTGAATCAGAGGTGGAGACAGAGGTTGAGTCGCCCAATGAAAAGAAAACAAAGCCAGAGGATCTGCAGTCTTCTCACATGCCTACTTCAATGGCTGAAGATCTTGGCTATGAGAACCCTGACGTGAGCTCTGGAATGCATTCACTAGATCCACGAACCAGTAAACCCGAGCCTATGTTTCCATCAGACGGTAGTTCAAAACCTGCTGCAAGTTATGGCCAAATGTCCTTCTATGGAATGTCTAATCCAA GAATGGACCAGCTAATGGGAAAGATGGAAGTGCCTGGGAGCTATCATCCATATATACATGCAGACGACTACAACATGACCGGCTAA
- the TRM26A gene encoding uncharacterized protein TRM26A — translation MRSLLDLIDFDQGGMARKFLSQKRHGGVDTPRNSLELPVEASQWFYAGGDKAQCAYQMIDWQEKNCYGYEAPMKKLISEEIARRPNTGYNAPSVVARLMGVDTLPLDTRPLPKHVEKKNEMKDGNPSKEEWLRKVSIDHATQSSRQKISIPFNHDESCDSDRQIDSRKPNKYKPREHPQEEELQKFKKDFEAWQAARFKECSKFVEHGTSPSQWLAQQSLNKEKLTLYANSMRTAASEKPTELRGHTVAVNPWERGLLKHQKNINEFPAPAQNKTYCVKEVIPNPDFQNHPLTNSYRRPDVAPAPTKIVILRPGPERIVTNENSWASSPGISEDRGSIEEFLEEVKERLNCELQGTNSKRSITVRGGGIETPYSERSPDAKQIAQSIAKHARESVTRDFGTTLSRSESTRSYKSDIHSNGESSPEFVNRDTRKFLTERFRNVLKQETSHGVHRLARGSSRSMELNNETCSSEEMRYTSNTGDKATNLDNMKGELNMHNRSFRRDHGNDMLEQELSPRSLIRSLSAPVSATSFGKLLLEDRHMLTGAHIRRQHEAIEKVTMNVKKRQKEKFNLRRKVSSFSYSFILKGKLFGRKVHSWEEPHGQTYNLMKDFPSPPTGTPNFYERHENPTEVPPSPASVCSSINEEYWRQTDYLTPSTTSDVPALDDSEMPRVFRDISSNLNELRRQLNQLDTYDSEETMIDEQAVEEEMLEIEDQAEAYIRELLIASGLYDGSRDKYISRWDPLGKPISNQVFEEVEESYKQLTKDEEGYIKDQLQKINHKLLCDMLNEALPSILGVPSTMSRFMKHAVGPMPRPPQGKKLLERAWEIVGVYVHPPWDRAFQSLDNIVARDLSSTPWSGLIDEDVNALGKDMECQIIGDLIQEMIKDMLS, via the exons ATGAGAAGCTTGTTGGATCTCATTGATTTTGATCAAGGAGGGATGGCAAGGAAGTTTCTTTCACAAAAAAGACATGGTG GTGTCGATACTCCTAGAAATAGCTTGGAGCTTCCTGTTGAAGCGTCTCAATGGTTCTATGCTGGAGGGGACAAAGCACAG TGCGCTTATCAGATGATTGATTGGCAAGAGAAGAACTGTTACGGGTACGAGGCTCCAATGAAGAAACTGATCAGTGAAGAAATAGCCAGAAGACCAAACACAGGATATAATGCACCTAGTGTGGTAGCACGTCTAATGGGAGTTGATACGTTACCATTAGATACAAGACCATTACCAAAGCATGtagagaaaaagaatgaaatgaagGATGGGAACCCTTCTAAAGAGGAATGGTTGAGAAAGGTTTCCATTGATCATGCAACCCAGTCCTCCAGACAGAAAATCTCAATTCCCTTTAACCATGATGAATCATGTGACTCTGACCGACAGATTGATAGCCgaaaaccaaacaaatataaaccTCGTGAACATCCTCAGGAGGAGGAACTACAGAAGTTCAAAAAAGATTTTGAAGCATGGCAAGCAGCAAGGTTCAAGGAATGTTCGAAGTTTGTTGAACATGGCACCAGTCCAAGTCAATGGTTAGCACAGCAAAGCCTGAACAAGGAAAAGTTGACTCTTTATGCAAATTCAATGAGAACCGCAGCTTCTGAGAAACCTACAGAGCTTAGAGGGCATACAGTAGCAGTGAATCCCTGGGAAAGAGGCCTTTTGAAGCatcagaaaaatataaatgaatttccTGCACCTGCACAAAATAAGACCTACTGTGTTAAGGAAGTTATTCCGAACCCCGATTTTCAGAATCATCCTCTGACAAATTCTTATCGCCGACCTGATGTTGCTCCAGCTCCTACAAAGATAGTAATTCTGAGGCCTGGTCCTGAAAGGATAGTGACTAACGAAAATTCGTGGGCCAGTTCTCCGGGTATTTCTGAAGATAGGGGTAGCATAGAAGAATTTCTTGAGGAGGTCAAGGAAAGACTGAACTGTGAATTGCAAGGAACAAATTCCAAGAGGAGCATTACTGTCAGGGGAGGAGGGATTGAGACCCCTTATAGTGAAAGGTCACCAGATGCGAAGCAAATAGCTCAATCTATTGCAAAACATGCTAGGGAGAGTGTTACTAGGGACTTTGGAACAACATTATCTCGATCAGAATCCACCAGGTCTTATAAAAGTGATATTCATTCCAATGGGGAGAGTTCTCCTGAGTTTGTCAATAGAGATACACGGAAGTTTTTGACAGAAAGGTTCCGGAATGTCCTCAAGCAAGAAACATCTCATGGTGTACACAGGCTTGCTCGTGGAAGCTCTAGATCGATGGAACTGAATAATGAAACGTGCAGCTCTGAAGAAATGAGGTATACTTCTAATACGGGAGATAAAGCAACAAATCTGGACAATATGAAAGGTGAATTAAACATGCACAACAGATCTTTCAGACGGGATCATGGCAATGACATGCTTGAGCAGGAACTATCTCCTAGGAGCCTAATTAGATCTTTGTCCGCTCCTGTGTCCGCAACATCATTTGGAAAGCTCCTCCTAGAGGACCGACATATGCTGACAGGGGCCCATATTAGAAGACAGCATGAAGCTATTGAGAAGGTCACAATGAATGTCAAGAAACGGCAAAAAGAGAAATTCAACCTTAGGCGAAAGGTTTCCAGCTTTAGTTATAGTTTCATACTTAAGGGCAAGCTCTTTGGTAGGAAAGTTCATTCTTGGGAAGAACCACATGGACAAACATACAATCTCATGAAAGATTTTCCAAGCCCACCAACTGGAACACCGAATTTTTATGAAAGACAT GAAAATCCTACTGAAGTTCCACCAAGTCCTGCATCTGTATGCAGCAGCATCAATGAAGAATATTGGAGACAAACAGACTACCTCACCCCATCAACAACTTCTGATGTACCTGCACTGGATGATAGTGAGATGCCCCGTGTTTTCAGAGATATCAGTTCTAATCTGAACG AGTTAAGGAGGCAACTGAATCAACTAGATACTTATGACTCTGAGGAGACCATGATCGATGAGCAGGCAGTTGAAGAGGAGATGTTGGAGATTGAAGACCAAGCCGAGGCATACATTAGAGAACTGCTCATTGCTTCTGGTCTATATGATGGTTCGCGAgataaatatatatcaagatGGGATCCACTTGGAAAGCCTATCAGCAACCAAGTTTTTGAAGAAGTAGAAGAGTCTTACAAACAACTGACAAAGGATGAAGAAGGGTATATTAAGGATCAACTACAGAAAATAAATCACAAGTTATTGTGTGACATGCTGAATGAAGCACTTCCAAGTATACTTGGAGTACCTTCCACAATGTCTAGGTTCATGAAACATGCTGTCGGTCCAATGCCACGACCTCCTCAGGGAAAGAAGTTATTGGAACGTGCATGGGAAATTGTCGGTGTTTATGTTCACCCTCCCTGGGATAGAGCATTTCAATCCCTTGACAATATAGTAGCGAGGGACTTGAGTTCCACCCCTTGGTCTGGATTGATCGATGAAGATGTTAATGCTCTAGGTAAAGACATGGAATGCCAGATTATTGGTGATCTTATTCAAGAAATGATCAAGGATATGTTGtcataa
- the LOC101257625 gene encoding uncharacterized protein isoform X2, producing the protein MSMLKKLVEKASFVKKPRGDLDVLKSDDVNPRCVFHYGIPSGSVLSAYDSIQNIIALATKDGRIKLFGKDSTQALLVSSEMVSSKFLQFMENQGLLININSNNRIEVWDVEQRYLCNVHDFDRDITSFTVIQHTIYLYLGDSSGHVSVMKVVKEPCNIEKMKYCIPLSASHGLSNEVSGDAAVAHILPQPAAETKRVAIVYKDGVITLWSIHESKAIFITGGSPLQSMGHETKKATTACWCCPYGSKLVVGYNNGEIFIWSIPATSNSSIDQEHEELPSGTQSAPICKLNLGYKLDKIPIAKLIWAYAEGKASRLYAMGSPDCQAANLLQVVLLNEHTESRTIKLGLHPPESCLDMEIISSFPTLKKNINNSLLLVSKSGQIYTYDDSLIERYLIQYQSRSPPSLPREVTVKLPLVDSSITIAKFVVNNPYMLFSMDQDYSSLIKDSMPLFPFERGQKDGTGSNSTQFSKAKNVFLSGHSNGAINLWDVSCPNPLPIVSITQQSEDNLSLSGVPLTALCLTSDLHILISGDQSGTVRIYKFKTEFFAPDTSFLSFQGSKKGSNPIQSIKLVKVNGAVLSISTSEDSKYFAVGSDQGYVVLIDSDSKTILYQTHIASELCAGVMSMQFNTCSLHGFDKNILVVATKDSSVLALETETGNILSPSSVHPKKPSRALLMQILDGLEMSGRGLSISDGIDIIKGNSDNVASKQPLVLICSEKAVYVYSLLHIIQGIKKVYYKKKFHSTLCCWASTFDMPEAGLMLLFSNGKIEIRSLPELSLLKETSVRGLVLSPPKANAIADHSVCASKTGELIVVDRDQEMFFVSVSLQNDTFRFLDSASHVYDRDLVVEPGKIYAPIIQKEKKKGIFGSVFKDAKGNKANNVPDAGVENARASIEEMSAIFSADNFPSLTHSEEKLGRNEKDADLDIDDIEIEDPVEKQKGNPMVAALNKQNLTNTFQALKGKFMPMKVKNDKAPINDAPQDDKADTVGQIKKRYGYTASAEPSATEAAKSKLSENLKKLQGINIRSAEMQDQAKSFSSMAKEVLRFSGNDKANS; encoded by the exons ATGAGTATGTTGAAGAAGCTTGTTGAGAAGGCTTCTTTTGTCAAGAAG CCTCGAGGAGATTTAGATGTTTTGAAGTCTGATGATGTAAATCCCCGATGTGTTTTCCATTACGGCATTCCATCAGGATCTGTGCTATCGGCATATGACTCTATCCAAAATATTATTGCCCTTGCTACAAA AGATGGACGGATCAAATTATTTGGGAAAGATAGCACACAAGCTCTGCTGGTATCATCAGAGATGGTGTCAAGCAAATTTTTGCAG TTTATGGAGAACCAAGGCCTCCTCATTAACATAAACTCCAATAACCGAATAGAG GTCTGGGATGTAGAACAAAGGTATTTGTGTAATGTTCATGACTTCGACCGGGATATCACATCTTTTACAGTCATACAGCACACTATCTACCT GTATCTTGGAGACTCGTCAGGACATGTTTCAGTTATGAAGGTTGTTAAAGAACCCTGTAATATAGAGAAAATGAAATACTGTATCCCTCTTTCGGCATCTCATG GCCTATCAAATGAAGTTTCCGGGGATGCTGCTGTAGCCCATATACTACCTCAACCTGCTGCAGAAACTAAGAG GGTGGCTATTGTTTACAAAGATGGTGTTATAACACTTTGGTCAATCCATGAAAGTAAAGCAATCTTTATAACCGGGGGGAGTCCTCTGCAATCTATGGGTCACGAGACAAAAAAAGCAACCACAGCATGTTGGTGCTGCCCTTATGGCAGTAAACTAGTTGTTGGATACAACAACGGAGAGATATTCATCTGGAGTATTCCAGCTACTTCAAATTCAAGCATAGATCAAGAACATGAGGAATTGCCTAGTGGAACTCAAAGTGCTCCAATTTGTAAACTGAATCTTGGATATAAGTTAGACAAAATCCCTATAGCAAAATTAATATGGGCCTATGCAGAAGGTAAAGCAAGTCGATTATATGCTATGGGCTCCCCCGATTGTCAAGCAGCAAACTTACTACAG GTAGTTTTGCTAAATGAGCACACTGAATCTCGCACAATTAAGTTGGGACTTCACCCTCCTGAGTCTTGTTTGGACATGGAGATTATCTCAAGCTTCCCCACATTGAAAAAGAACATTAATAATTCATTGCTTTTGGTATCAAAGTCTGGCCAAATTTACACATATGATGATTCTTTAATTGAAAGGTACCTAATACAGTACCAGTCTAGGTCACCGCCGTCACTTCCAAGGGAAGTGACGGTGAAGCTCCCACTTGTTGATTCAAGCATCACCATTGCAAAATTCGTAGTAAACAATCCTTACATGTTGTTTTCCATGGATCAG GACTATAGTAGCCTGATAAAAGATAGCATGCCTCTTTTTCCATTTGAGAGAGGACAGAAAGATGGAACTGGATCAAATTCAACTCAATTTTCTAAGgccaaaaatgtatttttaagtGGTCACAGTAATGGAGCCATAAACTTATGGGATGTCTCGTGCCCAAATCCACTTCCTATTGTGTCAATAACTCAGCAG AGTGAGGACAACCTTTCCTTAAGTGGTGTACCCTTAACGGCATTATGTCTTACATCTGACTTACATATCCTCATTTCTGGTGATCAAAGTGGAACG GTACGTATCTACAAGTTCAAAACTGAGTTTTTTGCCCCAGATACTAGTTTTCTATCCTTTCAAG GTTCAAAGAAAGGAAGCAACCCAATCCAGAGCATTAAGCTTGTCAAAGTTAATGGAGCTGTACTTTCTATAAGTACCAGTGAGGATTCTAAGTATTTTGCTGTTGGTTCTGACCAAGGATAT GTGGTATTAATTGATTCTGACAGCAAGACTATACTGTATCAAACACATATTGCCAGTGAACTCTGTGCAGGTGTCATGTCTATGCAGTTCAACACGTGTAGCTTGCATGGATTCGACAAGAATATCTTAGTGGTAGCGACTAAGGATTCATCAGTCTTGGCCCTTGAGACAGAAACAGGAAATATATTAAGCCCTTCCAGTGTCCATCCAAAGAAACCTTCCAGAGCTTTACTTATGCAGATTTTGG ATGGACTTGAAATGTCTGGTCGAGGATTAAGCATTTCAGATGGTATAGACATTATTAAGGGGAATTCGGATAATGTTGCATCAAAGCAACCATTAGTATTGATCTGTTCTGAAAAGGCTGTGTATGTCTATTCCTTATTGCATATTATTCAG GGTATTAAGAAAGTATACTACAAAAAGAAGTTCCATTCCACGCTATGTTGCTGGGCATCAACATTTGACATGCCTGAGGCGGGCCTTATGCTTCTCTTCTCGAATGGAAAGATTGAGATTAG GTCTCTTCCAGAGTTGTCCCTTTTAAAGGAAACTTCAGTTAGAGGCCTCGTACTTTCGCCACCGAAGGCAAACGCCATAGCTGACCATTCAGTATGCGCTTCAAAAACTGGTGAACTCATAGTG GTTGACAGGGATCAAGAAATGTTCTTCGTCTCAGTTTCCTTGCAAAATGACACCTTCAG GTTCCTGGACTCTGCTTCTCATGTTTATGATAGAGATTTAGTGGTTGAACCAGGGAAGATCTATGCACCCATcatccaaaaagaaaagaaaaag GGAATTTTTGGATCTGTTTTCAAAGATGCCAAGGGAAATAAGGCAAACAATGTGCCTGACGCCGGAGTTGAAAATGCAAGAGCAAGTATTGAAGAGATGTCTGCAATATTTTCAGCTGACAACTTTCCATCACTCACCCACAGTGAAGAGAAGTTAGGCAGGAACGAAAAGGATGCTGACTTGGATATAG ATGACATTGAAATTGAAGATCCAGTAGAGAAACAGAAGGGAAATCCAATGGTTGCAGCACTAAACAAGCAGAACCTTACAAATACATTTCAGGCTCTGAAAG GAAAGTTTATGCCCATGAAGGTCAAAAACGATAAAGCCCCGATAAATGATGCACCACAAGATGACAAGGCAGATACTGTTGGTCAAATTAAGAAAAGATATGGGTATACTGCTTCAGCT gaacCCAGTGCTACAGAGGCAGCAAAGTCAAAGCTCAGTGAAAATCTGAAGAAGTTGCAG GGCATCAACATTAGAAGTGCTGAGATGCAGGACCAAGCCAAGTCATTTTCTTCCATGGCTAAAGAGGTGTTGCGATTTTCTGGAAATGACAAAGCAAATTCGTGA
- the LOC101257625 gene encoding uncharacterized protein isoform X1, with product MSMLKKLVEKASFVKKPRGDLDVLKSDDVNPRCVFHYGIPSGSVLSAYDSIQNIIALATKDGRIKLFGKDSTQALLVSSEMVSSKFLQFMENQGLLININSNNRIEVWDVEQRYLCNVHDFDRDITSFTVIQHTIYLYLGDSSGHVSVMKVVKEPCNIEKMKYCIPLSASHGLSNEVSGDAAVAHILPQPAAETKRVAIVYKDGVITLWSIHESKAIFITGGSPLQSMGHETKKATTACWCCPYGSKLVVGYNNGEIFIWSIPATSNSSIDQEHEELPSGTQSAPICKLNLGYKLDKIPIAKLIWAYAEGKASRLYAMGSPDCQAANLLQVVLLNEHTESRTIKLGLHPPESCLDMEIISSFPTLKKNINNSLLLVSKSGQIYTYDDSLIERYLIQYQSRSPPSLPREVTVKLPLVDSSITIAKFVVNNPYMLFSMDQDYSSLIKDSMPLFPFERGQKDGTGSNSTQFSKAKNVFLSGHSNGAINLWDVSCPNPLPIVSITQQSEDNLSLSGVPLTALCLTSDLHILISGDQSGTVRIYKFKTEFFAPDTSFLSFQVGSKKGSNPIQSIKLVKVNGAVLSISTSEDSKYFAVGSDQGYVVLIDSDSKTILYQTHIASELCAGVMSMQFNTCSLHGFDKNILVVATKDSSVLALETETGNILSPSSVHPKKPSRALLMQILDGLEMSGRGLSISDGIDIIKGNSDNVASKQPLVLICSEKAVYVYSLLHIIQGIKKVYYKKKFHSTLCCWASTFDMPEAGLMLLFSNGKIEIRSLPELSLLKETSVRGLVLSPPKANAIADHSVCASKTGELIVVDRDQEMFFVSVSLQNDTFRFLDSASHVYDRDLVVEPGKIYAPIIQKEKKKGIFGSVFKDAKGNKANNVPDAGVENARASIEEMSAIFSADNFPSLTHSEEKLGRNEKDADLDIDDIEIEDPVEKQKGNPMVAALNKQNLTNTFQALKGKFMPMKVKNDKAPINDAPQDDKADTVGQIKKRYGYTASAEPSATEAAKSKLSENLKKLQGINIRSAEMQDQAKSFSSMAKEVLRFSGNDKANS from the exons ATGAGTATGTTGAAGAAGCTTGTTGAGAAGGCTTCTTTTGTCAAGAAG CCTCGAGGAGATTTAGATGTTTTGAAGTCTGATGATGTAAATCCCCGATGTGTTTTCCATTACGGCATTCCATCAGGATCTGTGCTATCGGCATATGACTCTATCCAAAATATTATTGCCCTTGCTACAAA AGATGGACGGATCAAATTATTTGGGAAAGATAGCACACAAGCTCTGCTGGTATCATCAGAGATGGTGTCAAGCAAATTTTTGCAG TTTATGGAGAACCAAGGCCTCCTCATTAACATAAACTCCAATAACCGAATAGAG GTCTGGGATGTAGAACAAAGGTATTTGTGTAATGTTCATGACTTCGACCGGGATATCACATCTTTTACAGTCATACAGCACACTATCTACCT GTATCTTGGAGACTCGTCAGGACATGTTTCAGTTATGAAGGTTGTTAAAGAACCCTGTAATATAGAGAAAATGAAATACTGTATCCCTCTTTCGGCATCTCATG GCCTATCAAATGAAGTTTCCGGGGATGCTGCTGTAGCCCATATACTACCTCAACCTGCTGCAGAAACTAAGAG GGTGGCTATTGTTTACAAAGATGGTGTTATAACACTTTGGTCAATCCATGAAAGTAAAGCAATCTTTATAACCGGGGGGAGTCCTCTGCAATCTATGGGTCACGAGACAAAAAAAGCAACCACAGCATGTTGGTGCTGCCCTTATGGCAGTAAACTAGTTGTTGGATACAACAACGGAGAGATATTCATCTGGAGTATTCCAGCTACTTCAAATTCAAGCATAGATCAAGAACATGAGGAATTGCCTAGTGGAACTCAAAGTGCTCCAATTTGTAAACTGAATCTTGGATATAAGTTAGACAAAATCCCTATAGCAAAATTAATATGGGCCTATGCAGAAGGTAAAGCAAGTCGATTATATGCTATGGGCTCCCCCGATTGTCAAGCAGCAAACTTACTACAG GTAGTTTTGCTAAATGAGCACACTGAATCTCGCACAATTAAGTTGGGACTTCACCCTCCTGAGTCTTGTTTGGACATGGAGATTATCTCAAGCTTCCCCACATTGAAAAAGAACATTAATAATTCATTGCTTTTGGTATCAAAGTCTGGCCAAATTTACACATATGATGATTCTTTAATTGAAAGGTACCTAATACAGTACCAGTCTAGGTCACCGCCGTCACTTCCAAGGGAAGTGACGGTGAAGCTCCCACTTGTTGATTCAAGCATCACCATTGCAAAATTCGTAGTAAACAATCCTTACATGTTGTTTTCCATGGATCAG GACTATAGTAGCCTGATAAAAGATAGCATGCCTCTTTTTCCATTTGAGAGAGGACAGAAAGATGGAACTGGATCAAATTCAACTCAATTTTCTAAGgccaaaaatgtatttttaagtGGTCACAGTAATGGAGCCATAAACTTATGGGATGTCTCGTGCCCAAATCCACTTCCTATTGTGTCAATAACTCAGCAG AGTGAGGACAACCTTTCCTTAAGTGGTGTACCCTTAACGGCATTATGTCTTACATCTGACTTACATATCCTCATTTCTGGTGATCAAAGTGGAACG GTACGTATCTACAAGTTCAAAACTGAGTTTTTTGCCCCAGATACTAGTTTTCTATCCTTTCAAG TAGGTTCAAAGAAAGGAAGCAACCCAATCCAGAGCATTAAGCTTGTCAAAGTTAATGGAGCTGTACTTTCTATAAGTACCAGTGAGGATTCTAAGTATTTTGCTGTTGGTTCTGACCAAGGATAT GTGGTATTAATTGATTCTGACAGCAAGACTATACTGTATCAAACACATATTGCCAGTGAACTCTGTGCAGGTGTCATGTCTATGCAGTTCAACACGTGTAGCTTGCATGGATTCGACAAGAATATCTTAGTGGTAGCGACTAAGGATTCATCAGTCTTGGCCCTTGAGACAGAAACAGGAAATATATTAAGCCCTTCCAGTGTCCATCCAAAGAAACCTTCCAGAGCTTTACTTATGCAGATTTTGG ATGGACTTGAAATGTCTGGTCGAGGATTAAGCATTTCAGATGGTATAGACATTATTAAGGGGAATTCGGATAATGTTGCATCAAAGCAACCATTAGTATTGATCTGTTCTGAAAAGGCTGTGTATGTCTATTCCTTATTGCATATTATTCAG GGTATTAAGAAAGTATACTACAAAAAGAAGTTCCATTCCACGCTATGTTGCTGGGCATCAACATTTGACATGCCTGAGGCGGGCCTTATGCTTCTCTTCTCGAATGGAAAGATTGAGATTAG GTCTCTTCCAGAGTTGTCCCTTTTAAAGGAAACTTCAGTTAGAGGCCTCGTACTTTCGCCACCGAAGGCAAACGCCATAGCTGACCATTCAGTATGCGCTTCAAAAACTGGTGAACTCATAGTG GTTGACAGGGATCAAGAAATGTTCTTCGTCTCAGTTTCCTTGCAAAATGACACCTTCAG GTTCCTGGACTCTGCTTCTCATGTTTATGATAGAGATTTAGTGGTTGAACCAGGGAAGATCTATGCACCCATcatccaaaaagaaaagaaaaag GGAATTTTTGGATCTGTTTTCAAAGATGCCAAGGGAAATAAGGCAAACAATGTGCCTGACGCCGGAGTTGAAAATGCAAGAGCAAGTATTGAAGAGATGTCTGCAATATTTTCAGCTGACAACTTTCCATCACTCACCCACAGTGAAGAGAAGTTAGGCAGGAACGAAAAGGATGCTGACTTGGATATAG ATGACATTGAAATTGAAGATCCAGTAGAGAAACAGAAGGGAAATCCAATGGTTGCAGCACTAAACAAGCAGAACCTTACAAATACATTTCAGGCTCTGAAAG GAAAGTTTATGCCCATGAAGGTCAAAAACGATAAAGCCCCGATAAATGATGCACCACAAGATGACAAGGCAGATACTGTTGGTCAAATTAAGAAAAGATATGGGTATACTGCTTCAGCT gaacCCAGTGCTACAGAGGCAGCAAAGTCAAAGCTCAGTGAAAATCTGAAGAAGTTGCAG GGCATCAACATTAGAAGTGCTGAGATGCAGGACCAAGCCAAGTCATTTTCTTCCATGGCTAAAGAGGTGTTGCGATTTTCTGGAAATGACAAAGCAAATTCGTGA